A stretch of the Acyrthosiphon pisum isolate AL4f chromosome A2, pea_aphid_22Mar2018_4r6ur, whole genome shotgun sequence genome encodes the following:
- the LOC100167117 gene encoding erlin-1: protein MADLSYILPVLLLLTATLTHFCLHRVDEGHVAVYYRGGALLSQISYPGYHIMMPFLTTFRSVQVTLQTDEVKNVPCGTSGGVMIYFDRIEVVNILNASSVFDIVKNYTADYDKTLIFNKVHHELNQFCSVHNLHEVYIDLFDQIDENLKVALQKDLTEMAPGLKVHAVRVTKPKIPETIRKNYEIMEAEKTKLLIAEQRQKVVEKEAETERKRAIIEAEKQAQVSKIEFEQKIMEKESIKQISVIEDTIHLDKEKSAADAEFYRIKMQADSNKLLLTKEYLEMKRIESLGNNTKLYYGPDLPKIFMQQYNPL from the exons ATGGCAGACTTATCCTATATACTACCTGTGCTGTTACTACTGACTGCCACATTGACTCACTTTTGCTTGCATAGAGTTGATGAAGGGCATGTGGCTGTCTACTATAGG GGTGGAGCATTATTATCCCAAATTAGTTATCCTGGTTACCACATCATGATGCCCTTCCTAACAACTTTTCGGTCTGTACAA GTTACACTTCAAACAGATGAAGTAAAAAATGTTCCTTGTGGTACAAGTGGTGgtgtaatgatttattttgatagaATTGAAGTTGTCAATATTCTAAATGCTTCTAGTG TTTTTGATATTGTTAAGAATTATACTGCAGATTACGACAAaacattgatatttaataaagtacACCATGAACTTAATCAGTTCTGCAGTGTTCATAATTTACATGAA gtGTACATAGATCTATTTGATCAAATCGATGAAAATCTTAAAGTGGCATTACAAAAAGATTTAACAGAAATGGCTCCTGGACTCAAAGTACATGCTGTACGTGTTACTAAACCTAAAATACCAGAGACAATAcgcaaaaattatgaaatcat GGAAGCAGAAAAAACTAAACTGCTCATTGCTGAACAAAGACAAAAAGTTGTTGAAAAAGAAGCAGAAACGGAACGTAAACGTGCTATTATAGAAGCTGAAAAACAAGCACAAGtatcaaaaattgaatttgaacaGAAAATTATGGAAAAAGAATCTATTAAACAGATATCTGTAATAGAAG ATACAATTCATTTGGATAAAGAAAAGAGTGCAGCAGATGCCGAATTTTACCGTATTAAAATGCAAGCCGATtctaataagttattactaacTAAAGAATATTTAGAAATGAAACGCATTGAATCATTAGGAAATAATACAAAACTTTATTATGGACCAGATCTCCCCAAAATTTTCATGCAGCAATATAATccgttataa